One Polyangiaceae bacterium genomic window carries:
- a CDS encoding HAD-IA family hydrolase, with translation MPPLAVTFDFGQTLAKLDTSLTSARLAERGLHVDPNHIEHALPIAWKAYNDAVHQGLGGHPWKILMRKLLDCAAKGADARDISQAVDFLWEQQPVKNLWRKPIPGMLELIDDLRAAKVPIGVVSNSEGRLAELIEELGWSNRFEVVADSGKLGLEKPHRAIFDWTAERLGVPVERIVHVGDSLAADVEGALGAGMSAIWFDSAAKNHTHPRCRIAHDASTTRSALESLGLFIS, from the coding sequence ATGCCACCGCTCGCCGTCACATTCGACTTCGGACAAACCCTCGCGAAGCTCGATACATCACTCACGTCCGCCCGTCTCGCAGAACGAGGTTTGCACGTTGATCCGAATCACATAGAGCACGCACTGCCCATTGCGTGGAAAGCCTACAACGACGCCGTTCATCAGGGCCTCGGCGGCCATCCTTGGAAAATCCTGATGCGCAAGCTGCTCGACTGCGCAGCTAAAGGTGCGGACGCTCGCGACATATCACAAGCGGTCGATTTTCTCTGGGAACAACAGCCAGTCAAAAACTTGTGGCGAAAACCAATTCCAGGAATGCTCGAATTGATCGATGATCTTCGTGCTGCAAAAGTCCCGATCGGTGTGGTGTCGAATTCAGAGGGACGTTTGGCCGAGCTGATTGAAGAGCTGGGGTGGTCGAATCGGTTCGAGGTGGTTGCCGATAGCGGAAAATTGGGACTGGAAAAACCTCATCGGGCGATTTTCGACTGGACCGCCGAACGGCTCGGTGTGCCCGTCGAACGTATCGTACACGTCGGTGATTCACTCGCCGCCGACGTCGAAGGAGCGCTCGGTGCGGGAATGAGCGCCATCTGGTTCGATAGCGCCGCAAAAAACCACACGCACCCGCGATGCCGCATTGCTCACGATGCGAGCACGACGAGAAGCGCGCTCGAATCGCTGGGGCTTTTCATTTCTTGA
- a CDS encoding DUF1501 domain-containing protein yields the protein MKRALAFGEIPKEAESILIPPERRAQSILEIFLYGGVSQYESFYCVPTLGQASGTQWYSFLNDGDIQAAVDKCGWQAPLTEPFAPDANGAMVHLGPFVMPLRERPDVASRMRVSVTAHDLEPHEGAIPMVLAGRGLGHPALSGLGAHVQRYFLDQFPEPGRAPYSYALFSAGANGLPTDNIRSVASIGMHPGAARPLMIQVDGAGDLTELLGRQNIAAVRPQYDALMQHYIDEYNARLRWKGQGLSLRAPRLGDMQAASSSIANASAISGVLESQFFQKIGGSQCADTADTDAMTMNLKLASHLITHPTTPAKYVCIIDTGLLGADGGGGYDTHFENTFTQSRNLSHTLKSLLSIVNQPGENDPMKIDLDKTMIVLTTEFGRSPFKQGSKGRNHWPYGFPIVFIGGPVRSENKGVFGACGENGYATLASSPQENRIAALLAMGIWPFAQESYNVSDVPGAGNELNAALLVQQRQLGVTV from the coding sequence ATGAAGCGCGCGCTGGCGTTCGGTGAAATTCCAAAGGAGGCGGAGAGCATTCTGATTCCGCCCGAGCGGCGCGCGCAAAGTATCCTTGAAATTTTCCTGTACGGCGGCGTGAGCCAGTACGAGTCGTTCTATTGCGTTCCAACGCTTGGACAAGCATCCGGGACCCAATGGTATTCGTTCCTCAATGACGGCGATATCCAAGCGGCCGTCGACAAATGCGGCTGGCAAGCGCCTTTGACGGAACCGTTCGCCCCCGACGCAAACGGGGCCATGGTGCACCTCGGCCCATTCGTCATGCCTTTGCGTGAACGTCCCGATGTCGCTTCGCGCATGCGCGTCTCCGTGACCGCGCACGACCTCGAACCGCATGAAGGTGCCATTCCCATGGTGCTAGCGGGCCGAGGTCTCGGGCATCCTGCATTGTCCGGGCTCGGCGCGCACGTGCAGCGGTATTTCCTCGATCAATTCCCCGAACCAGGTCGCGCGCCGTATTCGTACGCGTTGTTTTCCGCCGGAGCCAATGGTTTGCCCACGGACAACATTCGCAGTGTCGCATCGATTGGCATGCATCCCGGAGCTGCCCGGCCGCTCATGATCCAAGTCGATGGCGCTGGTGATTTGACGGAATTGCTCGGCAGGCAAAACATCGCTGCCGTTCGTCCGCAATACGATGCGCTGATGCAGCATTACATCGACGAATACAACGCTCGCTTGCGCTGGAAGGGTCAAGGCTTGTCCTTGCGAGCTCCGCGGCTCGGAGATATGCAAGCGGCGTCGAGCTCCATTGCGAATGCATCCGCCATTTCGGGCGTGCTCGAGTCGCAATTCTTCCAAAAGATTGGCGGATCGCAATGCGCCGATACGGCCGATACCGATGCGATGACCATGAATCTGAAGCTCGCATCGCACTTGATCACGCACCCGACGACGCCTGCAAAATACGTGTGCATCATCGATACGGGCCTCCTTGGAGCGGACGGCGGTGGAGGGTACGACACGCACTTCGAAAACACCTTCACGCAATCGCGAAACCTGTCCCATACGCTGAAGAGCTTGTTATCGATCGTCAATCAACCGGGCGAAAACGACCCGATGAAGATCGACCTCGACAAGACCATGATCGTCCTGACGACGGAATTCGGCAGATCGCCGTTCAAGCAAGGATCCAAGGGGCGAAATCACTGGCCGTATGGATTCCCGATTGTTTTCATCGGGGGCCCGGTGCGCTCCGAAAACAAGGGAGTCTTCGGTGCTTGTGGTGAAAATGGGTATGCGACGCTGGCGTCGTCGCCGCAAGAGAATCGAATCGCGGCGCTGCTTGCCATGGGCATTTGGCCGTTTGCCCAAGAAAGCTACAACGTATCGGACGTGCCCGGTGCAGGAAATGAGCTCAATGCCGCGCTCTTGGTGCAGCAAAGGCAGCTCGGGGTGACGGTATGA
- a CDS encoding sterol desaturase family protein — MIMLFAGVFLGLFAWSIFEYGLHRFFGHARFVGKVVRREHTQHHVNPNYFTPLARKSLGMVPVFGGLSALVHPWAGVMGAVGAALGMAAGWLTYEILHQAIHRRAPRNVYDAWARRHHLYHHFGDTKVNHGVTTPLWDWVFGTYERADVVVIPRRYADKFPWLVDDTSVERPAWADSYRVG; from the coding sequence ATGATCATGCTGTTTGCGGGCGTTTTCTTGGGCCTCTTCGCTTGGTCGATTTTCGAGTACGGCTTGCATCGGTTCTTCGGACACGCGCGGTTCGTCGGAAAGGTCGTCCGGCGCGAGCACACGCAGCACCACGTAAATCCGAACTACTTCACGCCTCTTGCCCGCAAGTCGCTCGGTATGGTCCCTGTCTTCGGGGGCCTTTCGGCGCTCGTGCATCCATGGGCGGGCGTGATGGGTGCCGTCGGCGCCGCTTTGGGAATGGCTGCAGGTTGGTTGACATATGAAATTTTGCACCAGGCCATTCATCGGCGCGCGCCTCGCAATGTGTATGACGCGTGGGCACGGCGTCACCACTTGTATCATCATTTCGGCGACACGAAGGTCAATCATGGCGTCACGACGCCGCTATGGGATTGGGTATTTGGTACGTACGAGCGCGCTGACGTCGTCGTCATTCCGCGCCGGTACGCCGATAAGTTTCCATGGCTCGTCGACGACACGAGCGTCGAGCGCCCCGCATGGGCCGATTCGTATCGCGTCGGCTGA
- a CDS encoding SAM-dependent methyltransferase — translation MPNRSTPSRTATKIARFMLLLDAVPRLRDVLPKGAAATVEGILRNSGAVPARLIDMMRAPSTRRLYELVEQFTGKGQLLWFGIRKRWVAECVEEALRDGARQLLVLGSGLDPLAAMVAERHPDVLCVEIDAPATANPKAAGIQGAGLERPNLAVIPVDLSQRPLADALQTTQWRKDVPSIVVAEGLLMYLTPADVDVFFRALSNCTAPGTRVAFTVMDMDEEGRPYLGPLSGMMRPLLRLVGEPLQWALRPRDVPTYLEARGFRLRDQPSMDVLRQRFLEPIGGKDEPLSHYDYPVLAELHERAADGRASDH, via the coding sequence ATGCCCAATCGATCAACGCCGAGCCGAACTGCCACGAAGATCGCCCGTTTCATGCTGCTGCTCGATGCCGTCCCGCGATTGCGCGACGTGCTGCCCAAAGGTGCAGCGGCCACCGTGGAGGGCATCCTGAGAAATTCGGGTGCGGTCCCCGCGCGGCTCATCGATATGATGCGAGCGCCGTCCACGCGGCGTCTTTATGAATTGGTCGAGCAGTTCACCGGCAAAGGGCAACTGCTTTGGTTCGGCATTCGCAAGCGCTGGGTCGCCGAATGCGTCGAAGAAGCGCTTCGAGATGGCGCGCGCCAGCTCTTGGTGCTCGGCTCGGGGCTCGATCCGCTCGCTGCAATGGTCGCCGAACGTCATCCGGACGTGCTTTGCGTGGAAATCGATGCACCAGCCACCGCAAATCCGAAAGCCGCGGGCATCCAAGGCGCGGGGCTCGAGCGGCCGAATCTCGCGGTGATTCCGGTTGATCTATCACAAAGGCCGCTCGCCGACGCTTTGCAAACGACGCAATGGCGTAAGGATGTGCCGAGCATCGTGGTTGCCGAGGGTCTATTGATGTATCTCACGCCGGCCGATGTGGATGTTTTTTTTCGCGCGTTATCGAATTGCACGGCTCCGGGCACGCGCGTCGCGTTCACGGTCATGGACATGGACGAAGAAGGGCGGCCCTATTTGGGGCCACTCAGCGGAATGATGCGCCCGCTTTTGCGTTTGGTTGGCGAGCCGCTGCAATGGGCATTGCGGCCGCGCGACGTGCCGACATATTTGGAGGCGCGAGGGTTTCGGCTACGTGACCAGCCATCGATGGATGTTTTGCGGCAGCGGTTCCTCGAGCCGATCGGCGGCAAGGACGAGCCATTGAGCCATTACGATTACCCGGTGCTCGCCGAGTTGCATGAGAGAGCCGCGGACGGGCGCGCATCGGATCACTGA
- a CDS encoding ADP-ribosylglycohydrolase family protein: MHVNSIDRLDRLQGVLLGAAVGDALGLPREGLSPTRAARMYGLRPLRHRFLFGRGMTSDDAEHACLTAQALLAAPDDTHRFSRSLAWRLRGWFAAMPAAVGWATLRAIVKLWIGFSPMTSGVYSAGNGPAMRAPVIGACCADDIARIKTLVRLSTRMTHTDPRAEEGALVIALAAAHGIRNGPRGVTPGVLFDEIRPHVHDVELCRALEQVAELVARGASAAEFAQSFGFAKGVSGYMLHTVPAALFCWLSNPFDIERCVEDVILLGGDADSTGAIVGALAGATAGASAIPAVWLDGITDWPRSIAWMRKLGARLAARFGGNPHGDAHEGEGPLPLFWPAIPVRNMVFLAVALAHGFRRMLPPY; encoded by the coding sequence ATGCATGTCAATTCAATCGATCGTCTGGATCGACTTCAGGGTGTCCTTCTCGGTGCGGCCGTCGGTGATGCGCTCGGATTGCCCCGCGAGGGGCTTTCGCCGACGCGTGCGGCTCGAATGTACGGATTGCGTCCGCTACGTCATCGATTCTTGTTCGGTCGCGGAATGACGAGCGACGATGCGGAGCATGCTTGTTTGACGGCGCAGGCGCTTCTTGCGGCACCCGACGATACGCATCGTTTCTCGCGTTCATTGGCATGGCGCCTTCGAGGCTGGTTTGCTGCAATGCCGGCCGCTGTGGGGTGGGCGACGCTGAGGGCCATCGTAAAATTGTGGATTGGTTTTTCTCCCATGACCAGCGGCGTCTATTCGGCAGGCAATGGTCCCGCGATGAGGGCTCCCGTCATCGGTGCTTGTTGTGCGGACGATATTGCGCGCATCAAAACGCTCGTGCGTCTTTCGACGCGCATGACGCATACCGATCCACGTGCGGAAGAGGGAGCGCTCGTCATTGCGCTTGCGGCGGCCCATGGTATCCGAAATGGTCCTCGTGGCGTAACGCCGGGCGTATTGTTCGACGAAATCCGGCCGCATGTGCACGACGTCGAGCTTTGCCGAGCGCTCGAGCAGGTGGCCGAGCTCGTTGCGCGCGGCGCATCCGCGGCTGAATTCGCGCAATCGTTTGGATTTGCCAAAGGCGTAAGTGGCTACATGCTCCACACGGTCCCGGCTGCCCTTTTTTGCTGGTTATCCAATCCTTTCGACATCGAACGCTGCGTGGAAGACGTCATCCTTCTTGGCGGCGATGCCGATAGCACAGGCGCCATCGTCGGAGCACTTGCGGGAGCCACCGCAGGCGCGAGCGCGATTCCTGCTGTGTGGCTCGACGGCATCACCGATTGGCCTCGATCGATTGCATGGATGAGGAAACTCGGTGCGCGACTAGCTGCAAGGTTTGGAGGTAATCCGCACGGAGATGCTCATGAAGGGGAAGGCCCATTGCCGCTGTTTTGGCCGGCCATTCCGGTGCGCAACATGGTCTTTCTCGCCGTGGCGCTCGCACATGGTTTCCGCCGGATGCTGCCGCCGTATTGA
- a CDS encoding TolC family protein: MKRIRVVAVAALVAASLCPVAEAFAAPSCTPINRQNLIRCALEGSLTAKAERQSLEAADARQEAARPVLPANPIVTLSGARRSAPGVAPVINWYATLSQEIEIGGQRDARQRAASAEREAQAKAVTKTERDVAAAAWRAYFEALAGREEVRLGEALESLTAKVAMATRAAADKGVVSGVDADVAETAHLRVAQERIAAARRAQIAKSALVVSLGLDPSANVDIEGTLLPLADVETYAANQERQAPIDRPEVQALEATGRAYEARASVFRRSRVPNPTIGVFVQNDGFNEQVFGAQISVPIPLPQPVGRTYAGEIAEAEALSRRAKTEVEQARREIKRDLAHALATFAAARAQSELYTATRLERADQSLRAIASEIEAGRLAIRDAIVSQQALVEMLRAGLETKKNLALASVDLAVAAGYPLERGAP; encoded by the coding sequence GTGAAGCGTATTCGTGTCGTCGCGGTGGCCGCGCTCGTCGCCGCATCATTGTGTCCTGTCGCCGAAGCATTCGCGGCACCTTCCTGCACACCCATCAATCGACAGAATTTGATCCGTTGCGCGCTCGAAGGAAGCCTTACGGCAAAAGCCGAACGTCAGAGCCTGGAAGCTGCGGACGCTCGGCAAGAGGCCGCGCGTCCGGTTTTACCAGCCAATCCAATCGTCACGCTGTCGGGGGCTCGTCGAAGTGCGCCGGGCGTCGCGCCGGTCATCAATTGGTATGCGACGCTGTCGCAAGAAATCGAAATTGGCGGCCAGCGTGATGCGCGGCAACGTGCGGCAAGTGCGGAACGTGAAGCGCAAGCCAAAGCCGTGACGAAGACCGAGCGTGACGTGGCAGCCGCTGCATGGCGCGCGTATTTCGAGGCGCTTGCGGGGCGGGAAGAAGTGCGTTTGGGCGAAGCGCTGGAATCGTTGACCGCGAAAGTTGCAATGGCGACGCGAGCGGCCGCGGACAAGGGCGTCGTGTCGGGCGTGGATGCGGACGTGGCGGAGACGGCGCATTTGCGCGTTGCACAGGAACGCATTGCCGCAGCGCGACGCGCACAAATTGCCAAAAGCGCGCTCGTCGTATCGCTGGGACTCGATCCGAGCGCCAACGTGGATATCGAAGGCACGCTGTTGCCGCTCGCCGATGTTGAAACCTACGCGGCCAACCAAGAGAGACAGGCCCCCATTGATCGCCCCGAAGTGCAGGCCCTCGAAGCGACAGGACGCGCGTACGAAGCTCGAGCGTCGGTGTTTCGCCGTTCGCGGGTTCCAAACCCGACGATTGGCGTATTCGTTCAAAACGATGGTTTTAATGAACAAGTATTCGGTGCGCAGATATCGGTACCGATACCGCTACCGCAACCGGTGGGTCGGACGTATGCGGGAGAAATTGCGGAGGCCGAGGCATTGTCTCGCCGAGCGAAGACCGAAGTGGAGCAAGCTCGGCGCGAAATCAAGCGCGATCTGGCGCATGCATTGGCGACATTTGCTGCGGCGCGCGCTCAAAGCGAGCTTTATACGGCCACGCGTCTGGAGCGCGCCGATCAAAGCTTGCGTGCGATTGCATCGGAAATCGAGGCGGGACGCCTTGCCATACGGGACGCGATCGTATCGCAACAAGCTCTCGTGGAAATGCTCCGCGCGGGGCTCGAAACGAAGAAAAACCTTGCGCTCGCCTCGGTGGACCTGGCCGTCGCCGCGGGTTATCCGCTGGAACGAGGTGCGCCGTGA
- a CDS encoding efflux RND transporter periplasmic adaptor subunit, with amino-acid sequence MIRRLLICGTALLFAMAGCDKKGHEDEHAKETAPKAAESAHGHDEHDELPRRIKLTPEVIADANIRTAAVRRGTLAMTISLPGEIAADPDRSARIASPAPGKIEEVRFKEGALVKKGDVLVVIRVPELGKVRGAHAAALAKAKAARANAERLRALLEKRLTSEQSVVEAEAEARALSAEAQALGAELSALGAGAQEGSPFKLALRAPMDGTVVARDAVMGQPVTAEHTLGSIADLREVWFLGRVFEKDLGRLAVGASVEVQLNAYPNERFQGKVDYIGQKIDPVGRTVTARITLPNRNDLLRIGLFGMAHVATGESETREARLLVPRSAVTEVGQKPVVFVKQSENEFELHDVVLGDAALGNVEVVSGLREGEEVVVDGVFTLKSAVLKGTIAEDHH; translated from the coding sequence GTGATTCGGAGATTGTTGATATGCGGCACGGCGCTGCTCTTCGCGATGGCTGGCTGCGATAAAAAGGGCCACGAAGACGAGCACGCGAAAGAAACGGCTCCCAAAGCTGCGGAATCCGCGCATGGGCACGACGAGCACGACGAGCTGCCTCGCCGAATCAAGCTGACGCCCGAAGTCATTGCCGACGCAAACATCCGCACCGCGGCGGTTCGTCGAGGAACGTTGGCGATGACGATTTCGCTACCGGGTGAGATTGCGGCGGACCCGGATCGATCGGCACGCATTGCATCGCCGGCTCCGGGCAAAATTGAAGAAGTGCGCTTCAAGGAAGGGGCTCTTGTCAAAAAGGGCGACGTGCTCGTGGTGATTCGCGTGCCCGAGCTTGGCAAAGTGCGTGGCGCGCACGCGGCTGCACTGGCGAAGGCAAAAGCGGCGCGCGCGAATGCAGAGCGATTGCGGGCACTATTGGAAAAACGTCTCACGTCGGAGCAATCGGTCGTCGAAGCGGAAGCGGAAGCGCGAGCACTTTCGGCTGAAGCGCAAGCGCTGGGAGCTGAGCTATCGGCGCTTGGCGCAGGCGCACAAGAAGGATCGCCATTCAAGCTGGCATTACGCGCGCCGATGGATGGAACGGTGGTCGCACGGGACGCGGTGATGGGGCAGCCGGTGACGGCAGAGCATACGCTCGGGAGCATTGCGGATTTGCGCGAAGTATGGTTTCTCGGGCGGGTATTCGAAAAGGACCTCGGGCGCCTCGCGGTGGGTGCGAGCGTCGAGGTGCAGCTCAATGCGTATCCGAACGAGCGATTTCAAGGGAAAGTCGATTACATTGGGCAAAAAATCGACCCCGTCGGGCGCACGGTCACGGCGCGCATTACGCTACCCAATCGCAATGATTTGCTCCGCATTGGTCTATTCGGCATGGCGCACGTGGCCACGGGGGAATCCGAGACACGTGAAGCTCGGCTGCTCGTCCCGCGATCGGCGGTGACCGAAGTGGGGCAAAAGCCGGTCGTATTCGTCAAGCAAAGCGAAAACGAATTCGAATTGCACGACGTCGTCCTCGGAGATGCAGCGCTCGGAAACGTCGAAGTCGTCTCGGGATTGCGCGAGGGTGAAGAGGTCGTCGTCGATGGTGTCTTTACGCTGAAGAGCGCGGTGCTCAAAGGCACGATTGCGGAGGATCATCACTGA
- a CDS encoding efflux RND transporter permease subunit — translation MALLSAILSWSLRNRPIVLILTMLFAFFGLRSATTLPIDAVPDVTSVQVQVITSAPALSPVEVEQYVTVPVERAMAGIPKTTEIRSISKYGLSVVTVVFHDGTDIYFARQLVNERMREASDAVPTQYGKPEMGPISTGLGEIFQFTVQNDRLSLMQLEEVLDWQIAPQLRTVPGVIEVNSFGGEDKQYQITLDPKRLQAAGVSVAQVVEALEKSNANAGGGYIEHAREHFVIGTDGLVKGLDDLRRVVIGATPDGVPITVATVGDAQFGPRLRRGAATKDGKGEVVVGVTLMLMGENSRTVTQAVKDRIATILPSLPEGTRIEPFYDRSELVGRTIATVGKNLVEGALLVILVLLFLLGDIRAGLVVATVIPLSLLFAITVMNVVGLSGNLMSLGAIDFGLIVDGSVIIVENAVRRLSERQHALGRIMTADERIDTVRGAALEVRSASVFGEAIIAIVYLPILALTGTEGKLFRPMATTVLLALLGAFILSLTFVPVLASYVVRPGKNEHETWLLRKARKLYVQVLERVMRRRWIPVTAAVLSLAAALGVFTRIGAEFVPQLDEGDLLIEARRLPGVALSESIATDLRLERALMKVPEVAHVVGKIGAPELATDPMGIEQSDVYVDLKPRSEWRSGYTKEMIADELSEAVETAVPEIAGGVSQPIQMRTNELIAGVRSDVAVLLYGPDLEVLRTLGDKAAEAIRAVPGAEDVRVEQVAGLSYLRVVPDRAKLARYGLTISDINQLTETMAVGHVAGEVLEGERRFSMVVKTNHGFAGELDVLRALPLKSVSGQVVPLGDVAELKFVTGPAAVNREGQSRRLTVEFNVRGRDMLSVVKDAKKAVSSAIQPPTGYRAEWGGQFQHYEEARQRLAVVVPLALALILFLLWLAFHSIRAALLIFLGVPFATVGGILALWIRDIPFSISAGIGFIALFGVAVLNGLVLVSFARHLQAEGQDHVAAIRHAAELRLRPVLMTALVASLGFLPMAISTEPGSEVQRPLATVVIGGLITATMLTMLVLPAVYAWFGKDSKHVSGNPSD, via the coding sequence ATGGCGCTCCTCTCTGCAATCCTCTCGTGGTCGTTGCGCAATCGGCCCATCGTCCTGATATTGACGATGCTTTTTGCATTCTTCGGCCTTCGTTCTGCGACGACATTGCCCATTGATGCCGTTCCCGACGTCACGAGTGTGCAGGTGCAGGTGATAACATCAGCGCCCGCGCTTTCGCCGGTCGAGGTGGAGCAATACGTGACGGTGCCGGTCGAGCGGGCGATGGCGGGGATTCCGAAAACGACCGAAATCCGCTCGATATCGAAATACGGTTTGTCGGTGGTCACGGTCGTCTTTCATGATGGAACGGACATTTATTTTGCTCGGCAGCTCGTGAACGAACGAATGCGTGAAGCGTCCGATGCGGTTCCCACGCAATACGGTAAGCCCGAAATGGGGCCCATATCCACGGGGTTGGGCGAGATTTTCCAATTCACGGTCCAAAACGATCGACTGAGCTTGATGCAGCTCGAAGAGGTGCTCGATTGGCAAATCGCACCACAATTGCGCACGGTCCCCGGCGTCATCGAAGTGAACAGCTTTGGCGGCGAGGACAAACAGTATCAGATTACGCTGGATCCAAAACGATTGCAGGCCGCAGGTGTTTCGGTCGCCCAGGTCGTGGAGGCGCTGGAAAAGTCGAATGCAAATGCGGGTGGTGGGTACATCGAGCACGCGCGCGAGCATTTTGTCATTGGCACCGACGGGCTCGTGAAGGGATTGGATGATTTGCGGCGCGTCGTGATAGGCGCTACGCCCGACGGCGTGCCCATTACGGTAGCAACGGTGGGGGACGCGCAATTCGGCCCGCGGCTGCGGCGCGGAGCCGCAACGAAGGACGGAAAAGGCGAAGTCGTCGTCGGCGTGACGCTGATGCTGATGGGCGAAAATTCCCGCACGGTGACGCAGGCTGTCAAAGATCGTATTGCGACCATTTTGCCATCGCTCCCCGAAGGTACTCGAATCGAGCCATTTTACGATCGTTCGGAGTTGGTCGGTCGCACCATTGCTACGGTCGGGAAAAACCTCGTCGAAGGTGCGCTGCTCGTCATTCTCGTGCTTCTATTTTTGCTCGGTGACATTCGAGCGGGCCTCGTCGTGGCCACGGTCATTCCGCTTTCGCTGCTTTTTGCGATTACGGTGATGAACGTCGTGGGGCTGTCGGGCAATCTCATGAGCCTCGGGGCCATTGACTTCGGGCTCATCGTGGATGGCTCGGTCATCATCGTCGAAAATGCCGTGCGACGCTTGTCCGAGCGGCAACATGCGCTGGGGCGAATCATGACCGCGGACGAACGAATCGATACCGTTCGAGGCGCTGCGCTCGAGGTTCGTTCTGCAAGCGTGTTTGGCGAGGCGATCATTGCGATCGTCTATTTGCCCATTCTGGCGCTCACGGGTACCGAGGGGAAGCTATTTCGCCCCATGGCAACGACGGTGCTCTTGGCGCTGCTCGGGGCATTCATTTTATCGCTCACGTTCGTACCGGTTTTGGCGAGCTACGTGGTGCGTCCGGGGAAAAACGAGCACGAAACGTGGCTCCTTCGGAAAGCGCGAAAGCTCTACGTACAGGTGCTCGAACGCGTCATGCGACGGCGGTGGATTCCCGTGACCGCGGCGGTACTTTCGCTAGCGGCTGCGCTGGGCGTGTTCACGCGCATTGGAGCTGAATTCGTGCCACAGCTCGATGAGGGCGATCTATTGATAGAAGCGCGACGATTGCCGGGCGTGGCGCTCTCCGAATCGATTGCGACGGACTTGCGGCTCGAACGGGCGCTCATGAAGGTTCCCGAAGTCGCGCACGTCGTCGGAAAGATTGGTGCACCCGAATTGGCGACCGATCCCATGGGCATCGAGCAATCCGACGTATATGTCGATCTGAAGCCACGAAGCGAGTGGCGCAGCGGGTACACGAAAGAAATGATTGCGGACGAGCTCTCCGAAGCTGTCGAAACCGCCGTGCCCGAGATCGCTGGAGGCGTATCGCAGCCCATTCAAATGCGCACGAACGAGCTGATTGCCGGCGTGCGTTCGGACGTCGCCGTCTTGCTTTATGGTCCGGATCTCGAGGTGCTGCGCACTTTGGGGGATAAGGCTGCAGAAGCGATTCGTGCGGTCCCGGGAGCTGAAGACGTACGCGTCGAACAAGTGGCGGGGCTATCGTATTTGCGTGTCGTCCCGGATCGAGCGAAGCTTGCGCGGTATGGGCTGACCATTTCCGACATCAATCAGCTCACGGAGACGATGGCCGTCGGCCACGTCGCGGGCGAAGTGCTGGAAGGCGAGCGTCGATTCAGCATGGTCGTGAAAACGAATCATGGTTTTGCGGGCGAGCTCGACGTTTTGCGCGCATTGCCGCTGAAATCGGTCAGCGGGCAGGTCGTGCCGCTTGGTGACGTTGCGGAGCTGAAATTCGTGACGGGTCCTGCGGCGGTCAATCGTGAGGGGCAATCGCGCAGGTTGACGGTCGAATTCAACGTGCGAGGCCGGGACATGCTCTCCGTGGTGAAGGATGCGAAGAAGGCTGTTTCGAGCGCCATTCAGCCACCGACGGGCTATCGCGCCGAATGGGGCGGGCAATTTCAGCATTACGAGGAAGCGCGCCAGCGCCTTGCCGTGGTCGTACCGCTGGCGCTCGCGCTGATTCTGTTTTTGCTCTGGCTTGCATTCCATTCGATTCGAGCGGCATTGCTCATTTTCTTGGGCGTGCCCTTCGCGACCGTGGGAGGCATCTTGGCGCTTTGGATTCGAGACATCCCATTTTCGATTTCAGCCGGGATCGGGTTCATTGCGCTGTTCGGCGTGGCGGTTCTGAACGGGCTCGTGCTCGTATCGTTCGCTCGGCACTTGCAAGCAGAGGGGCAGGATCACGTCGCCGCCATTCGTCACGCCGCTGAATTGCGCTTGCGCCCGGTCCTCATGACGGCCCTCGTCGCATCGCTCGGATTCTTGCCAATGGCGATATCGACCGAACCGGGCAGCGAAGTGCAAAGGCCGCTCGCAACGGTCGTCATCGGCGGGCTCATCACGGCGACGATGCTGACGATGCTCGTTCTACCAGCCGTTTACGCTTGGTTCGGCAAAGATTCGAAGCACGTCTCGGGCAATCCTAGCGATTGA